Proteins from one Drosophila gunungcola strain Sukarami chromosome 3R, Dgunungcola_SK_2, whole genome shotgun sequence genomic window:
- the LOC128266830 gene encoding ATP-dependent Clp protease ATP-binding subunit clpX-like, mitochondrial, whose product MSMVRRIILLGPKYNVWAKGSGVGQTQHSARCVILSAGDAEVSVWGVRRFHPATRNCTINRLMRLEPAMAIPAYIDVTNATSRTPEDSSDSGSGSGSGASASGGGGAKSPGGGAGSGASTTSGADPPGGGSDKFLSCPKCGSACTQVETFVSSTRFVKCAKCNYFFVVLSEVETKQRTKDEPKNQRKPPPPPQKIMEYLDKHVVGQDFAKKVLAVAVYNHYKRIHHNLPQLQQQGGAGGGSGNNGLDGIPRPDLLHITGIGHTLNSSPGNELPPKPAQMGMGGGMGGHGLGGGLTGAASSNSRGGGDHRSGSEILDRQSNDVKLEKSNIIMLGPTGSGKTLIAQTIAKCLDVPFAICDCTTLTQAGYVGEDIESVISKLLQDANYNVERAQTGIVFLDEVDKIGAVPGIHQLRDVGGEGVQQGMLKMLEGTVVNVPERNSPRKLRGETVQVDTTNILFVASGAYTGLDRLIARRLNEKYLGFGMPSTSGSGRRAAQSAASPMDNDQEERDKCLTKVQARDLVEFGMIPEFVGRFPVIVPFHSLNVSMLVRILTEPRNALVPQYKALLGLDEVDLTFTEDAVKSIAQLAMERHTGARGLRSIMEQLLLDPMFIVPGSDIRGVHITADYVKGSSTPEYSRDADAPASGTVATDSDTTTDNDKNFENSEKSGLNDKLVGSS is encoded by the exons ATGAGCATGGTGCGGCGGATTATCCTGCTGGGCCCAAAATACAACGTCTGGGCGAAGG GAAGCGGAGTTGGTCAAACACAGCACTCGGCGAGATGCGTTATCCTGAGCGCAGGCGATGCGGAGGTCAGCGTTTGGGGCGTCCGACGCTTCCACCCAGCCACGCGGAACTGCACGATCAATCGACTGATGAGACTGGAACCCGCGATGGCAATACCGGCGTACATTGATGTCACCAACGCCACCTCACGAACGCCAGAGGACTCCAGTGATAGTGGGAGTGGCAGCGGCAGTGGAGCCAGTGCTTCGGGAGGCGGTGGAGCCAAAAGCCCCGGCGGTGGAGCAGGGTCTGGAGCAAGTACAACCAGTGGCGCCGATCCGCcaggcggcggcagcgacaaGTTCCTCTCGTGTCCAAAATGCGGCAGCGCCTGCACGCAGGTCGAAACTTTCGTCAGCTCGACGCGATTTGTGAAGTGTGCCAAGTGCAACTACTTCTTCGTGGTGCTGTCCGAGGTGGAGACCAAGCAGCGCACTAAGGACGAGCCCAAGAATCAGCGCAAGCCGCCACCTCCGCCGCAGAAGATCATGGAGTACCTCGACAAGCATGTCGTGGGCCAGGACTTTGCCAAAAAGGTGCTGGCAGTAGCAGTGTACAACCACTACAAGCGCATACACCACAACCTGCCGCAGCTTCAACAGCAGGGAGGAGCTGGTGGCGGATCCGGCAACAACGGCCTGGATGGCATCCCGCGTCCCGACCTTCTACACATCACCGGGATCGGTCACACGCTGAACAGCTCGCCGGGCAACGAACTGCCGCCAAAGCCCGCCCAGATGGGCATGGGTGGCGGAATGGGAGGCCACGGACTGGGGGGCGGACTCACCGGCGCAGCATCCAGCAACTCACGTGGCGGCGGCGACCACAGATCCGGATCGGAAATACTTGACCGGCAGTCCAACGATGTCAAGCTGGAGAAGAGCAACATCATCATGCTGGGACCAACGGGGTCCGGCAAAACACTGATCGCTCAGACGATCGCCAAGTGCCTGGACGTACCCTTCGCCATTTGTGACTGCACCACGCTGACTCAGGCGGGCTACGTGGGCGAGGACATCGAGAGCGTCATTTCCAAGCTGCTGCAGGATGCCAACTACAACGTAGAGCGCGCCCAGACGGGCATCGTCTTCCTCGACGAGGTGGACAAGATCGGTGCCGTCCCCGGAATCCACCAGCTTCGCGATGTTGGCGGTGAGGGTGTCCAGCAGGGCATGCTAAAGATGCTCGAGGGCACCGTGGTCAACGTGCCCGAACGCAACTCCCCGCGAAAGCTGCGTGGCGAGACGGTCCAGGTGGACACCACCAACATCCTCTTCGTGGCCTCTGGTGCATATACGGGACTGGACAGGCTAATCGCGCGCCGCCTCAACGAGAAG TATCTGGGTTTCGGCATGCCCTCGACCAGCGGATCTGGCCGTCGTGCAGCTCAATCAGCCGCCAGTCCCATGGACAACGATCAGGAGGAGCGTGATAAATGCCTGACGAAAGTGCAGGCACGTGATCTCGTTGAGTTCGGAATGATACCG GAATTCGTTGGACGGTTTCCGGTTATCGTGCCCTTCCACAGTTTGAACGTCAGCATGTTGGTGCGCATCCTCACTGAACCGCGCAACGCCCTGGTGCCGCAGTACAAGGCATTGCTGGGTCTCGATGAGGTTGATCTTACTTTCACCGAGGACGCGGTCAAGTCGATAGCCCAGCTGGCCATGGAGAGGCATACGGGAGCCCGTGGACTGCGCTCCATAATG GAGCAACTGCTGCTGGATCCCATGTTCATAGTGCCCGGCTCAGACATTCGGGGGGTACACATAACCGCCGACTATGTCAAGGGCAGCTCCACACCGGAATACAGTCGTGATGCGGACGCCCCGGCATCCGGGACTGTTGCCACGGACTCCGATACCACAACCGATAATGATAAGAACTTTGAGAATAGTGAAAAA tctGGTTTGAATGATAAATTGGTTGGTTCGTCGTAG
- the LOC128266828 gene encoding uncharacterized protein LOC128266828, producing MQANSSTTTTTTTTKTKKLSSGTGSNMISSVAVTSAIKTTTTTRKPAGSGASPKSPKSQGSSTSHAATSDSHAEIAELTKKINEHADAIYETWKSQGIPPPELLQMYTNAAASGDLSNVASPTADTEGLQKMVTSFVNKDKEQRGKTNSLKKSDITSNGKVKKAVASSFSPVPDQVLQSPKKVAAVSKPLPDVNLNYDISLDLDVNNLSTQQTQNLLKISELIQQQKEAQSPATVGKKRQNSKTMANSNSNSNSNSISIANSAIASKLTASEQPTKKQSKASSRNGSLAVSLDAVDGPSSARMANSNSMAAVSDKGGEPAATNRKSSKTKENSADTKPATKEKPTTGVATVATTRKSTSRIATDNASNIAAAAAAAATSAATATPAGTATSMDATPATSASTTMPTLNKVKPTSGARAALTNGQDKMNLLTRGSVAERVLMFEKCPDVRHAFLNIKRPQADTPPKSLIKVKLHATPPPPPEQNLLQKEIRSTKSVYIPRFYFPHGKPQPNIAMERVVRGILSAFDSFPNNQVTKDELPRILKICGLPFYWRMPVMVFCQSASSGLVERQRFVEFWKQMNVYCHEAASRFVYILSRGQRFRSYIVPEDLVPMVQDVVDTHPGLAFLKEATEFHSRYVHTVIARIFYSVNRSWSGKITIAELKRSDLLEMISLLEEEEDINQIMAFFSYEHFYVIYCKFWELDKDHDLLVNQEDLAKHSDHALSSRIVERIFSGCVTRSDNKKAPEDEAKMSYTDFVWFILSEEDKRTPTAIEYWFRCMDVDGDGVLSMYELEYFYEEQQQRMEGIGIECLPFEDCLCQMLDMIKPANRDCITLGDLKRCKMTHVFFDTFFNLEKYLDHEQRDPFASQRDEYTSDWDRFAAQEYELLISEEND from the exons ATGCAAGCCAATTCGAGCACCACCACAACAACGACGACCACCAAGACTAAGAAGCTGAGCAGCGGGACGGGGAGCAACATGATCAGCTCGGTGGCAGTGACGAGTGCCATCAAAACCACCACCACGACACGAAAGCCAGCGGGCTCCGGAGCCAGTCCCAAGTCCCCAAAGTCCCAGGGATCGAGTACGTCGCATGCAGCTACCAGCGATTCCCATGCAGAGATTGCCGAGCTGACCAAGAAGATCAACGAGCACGCCGATGCCATCTATGAGACGTGGAAGAGCCAGGGCATACCGCCACCCGAGCTCCTGCAGATGTACACAAATGCCGCCGCCTCCGGTGACCTTTCGAACGTGGCCTCGCCCACCGCCGACACCGAAGGCCTCCAGAAGATGGTCACCAGCTTCGTCAACAAGGACAAGGAGCAGCGCGGCAAGACCAACAGCCTGAAGAAATCCGACATCACCTCCAATGGCAAGGTGAAAAAGGCGGTGGCCTCCAGCTTCAGTCCTGTGCCGGATCAGGTCCTGCAGTCGCCCAAAAAGGTGGCCGCCGTCAGCAAACCCCTGCCCGACGTCAACCTTAACTATGACATCAGCCTGGACCTGGACGTGAACAATCTGTCCACGCAGCAAACCCAGAATCTGCTCAAGATCAGCGAGCTCATCCAGCAGCAGAAGGAGGCCCAGAGCCCAGCCACAGTGGGCAAAAAGCGGCAGAACAGCAAGACCAtggccaacagcaacagcaacagcaacagcaacagcataAGCATTGCAAACTCGGCCATCGCAAGCAAGTTAACAGCCTCGGAGCAACCCACCAAAAAGCAGAGCAAGGCCAGCAGCAGGAACGGATCTCTGGCTGTTAGCCTAGATGCTGTTGACGGGCCATCATCCGCGAGAAtggccaacagcaacagcatgGCGGCAGTGAGTGATAAGGGCGGCGAGCCAGCGGCCACAAATCGCAAGTCAagcaaaaccaaagaaaaCAGCGCCGATACGAAGCCGGCAACCAAAGAAAAGCCAACAACGGGGGTGGCAACTGTGGCCACGACACGCAAATCAACAAGTCGCATCGCCACTGATAACGCCAGCAACatagctgcagcagcagcagcagcagcaacatcggcagcaacagcaacaccagcagggACAGCAACATCGATGGATGCAACGCCAGCAACATCGGCCAGCACAACTATGCCAACGTTGAATAAAGTCAAACCGACCAGCGGGGCGCGGGCGGCCCTCACCAATGGCCAGGATAAAA TGAATCTCCTCACACGCGGCTCCGTGGCCGAGCGCGTCCTCATGTTCGAGAAGTGTCCGGATGTGCGGCACGCCTTCCTGAACATCAAGCGCCCGCAGGCGGACACTCCGCCAAAGAGCCTCATAAAG GTCAAGCTGCACGCCACCCCGCCCCCTCCGCCGGAGCAGAATCTGCTGCAGAAGGAGATCCGCTCCACGAAGAGCGTTTACATACCCAG ATTCTACTTTCCACATGGCAAGCCGCAGCCCAACATCGCCATGGAACGGGTGGTGCGGGGCATTCTCTCCGCCTTCGACAGCTTTCCCAACAACCAGGTGACCAAGGACGAGCTGCCGCGCATCCTGAAGATCTGCGGCCTGCCCTTCTACTGGCGCATGCCGGTCATGGTCTTCTGCCAGTCGGCCAGCTCGGGTCTCGTCGAGCGCCAGCGGTTCGTCGAGTTCTGGAAACA AATGAATGTTTATTGCCATGAGGCGGCCTCGAGATTCGTTTACATTCTGTCGCGAGGCCAGAGATTCCGTTCGTACATCGTGCCCGAGGACCTGGTGCCAATGGTGCAGGATGTGGTGGACACACACCCCGGCCTGGCCTTTCTCAAGGAAGCCACCGAGTTCCATTCCAGATACGTGCACACAGTCATCGCGCGCATTTTCTATTCGGTGAACCGCAGTTGGAGCGGCAAGATCACCATTGCCGAACTAAAGCGGTCCGATCTGCTGGAG ATGATCAGTctgctggaggaggaggaggacatCAACCAGATAATGGCCTTTTTCAGCTACGAGCACTTCTACGTGATCTACTGCAAGTTCTGGGAGCTGGACAAGGATCACGACCTACTGGTCAACCAGGAGGATCTGGCCAAGCACAGTGACCATGCCCTGTCGTCGCGCATCGTGGAGCGCATCTTCTCGGGCTGTGTGACGCGCAGCGACAACAAAAAGGCCCCCGAGGACGAGGCCAAGATGTCCTACACGGATTTTGTGTGGTTCATCCTGTCGGAGGAGGACAAACGGACGCCGACGGCCATTGAGTACTGGTTTCGATGTATGGACGTCGACGGAGATGGTGTGCTCTCCATGTACGAATTGGAATACTTCTACGaggagcagcaacaacgcATGGAGGGAATCGGCATCGAGTGTCTACCCTTCGAAGACTGCCTATGTCAG ATGCTGGATATGATTAAGCCGGCGAATCGCGACTGCATAACCTTGGGCGATCTGAAGCGCTGCAAAATGACGCATGTATTTTTCGATACCTTCTTCAATTTGGAGAAATATCTGGATCACGAACAACGAGATCCATTTGCCTCGCAGCGTGACGAATAT ACCTCCGATTGGGATCGCTTTGCGGCACAGGAATACGAGCTGCTCATATCCGAGGAGAACGATTAA